One Mercurialis annua linkage group LG3, ddMerAnnu1.2, whole genome shotgun sequence DNA window includes the following coding sequences:
- the LOC126671648 gene encoding mini zinc finger protein 3-like: MMKKRQVVLKRDGRCSTTSSSVVRNVRYVECQKNHAANMGGYAVDGCREFMASGEDGSHGALFCAACGCHRNFHRREVETEVVCEYSPPNSSNRR, translated from the coding sequence atgatgaaGAAACGCCAAGTTGTACTAAAAAGAGATGGAAGATGTTCTACTACTTCATCTTCAGTAGTGAGAAATGTTAGATACGTAGAGTGTCAGAAGAATCATGCGGCGAATATGGGAGGATATGCTGTTGATGGTTGCAGAGAATTCATGGCTAGTGGAGAAGATGGTAGTCATGGTGCTCTTTTCTGTGCTGCTTGTGGCTGCCATAGAAATTTCCATAGAAGAGAAGTGGAAACTGAGGTTGTTTGTGAGTATTCTCCACCTAATTCTAGTAATCGTCGATGA